From the Streptomyces nigrescens genome, one window contains:
- a CDS encoding SDR family NAD(P)-dependent oxidoreductase produces the protein MSGKRVVLVTGGGTGIGAATARLLCTAGHQVVISGRRPEPLRRVAEETGALAHPSDAADPEAVRELVETTVTAYGRLDGLVLNAGIGRGGAVGDTEVEDWEELIRTNLTGPFLLLRAALPHLLAARGAVVAVASVAALRNSVGNAAYATSKAGLLHLCRSLAVDYGPQGLRANAVCPGWVRTEMADQRMARFAAEAGLVGGAEAAYEEANRLTPAGRPGDPEEVAKAIDWLLSPAASYVNGAVLTVDGGVTTVGVGGAAFDHRIEARTPRL, from the coding sequence ATGTCGGGAAAGCGTGTTGTCCTGGTGACGGGCGGGGGAACGGGAATCGGGGCCGCCACCGCCCGGCTGCTGTGCACGGCCGGGCACCAAGTAGTGATCTCCGGACGGCGGCCCGAGCCGCTGCGTCGGGTGGCCGAGGAGACCGGGGCGCTGGCCCACCCTTCCGACGCCGCCGACCCCGAGGCCGTGCGCGAGCTCGTGGAGACGACGGTGACGGCGTACGGGAGACTCGACGGTCTGGTGCTCAACGCCGGAATCGGGCGGGGCGGCGCGGTCGGCGACACCGAGGTCGAGGACTGGGAAGAGCTGATACGGACCAACCTCACCGGCCCGTTCCTGCTGCTGCGTGCCGCGCTGCCGCATCTGCTGGCGGCCCGCGGCGCGGTGGTCGCGGTCGCCTCGGTCGCCGCGCTCCGCAACAGCGTCGGCAACGCCGCCTATGCGACGTCCAAGGCGGGTCTGCTCCACCTCTGCCGCTCCCTCGCCGTCGACTACGGCCCGCAGGGGCTGCGGGCCAACGCGGTGTGCCCGGGCTGGGTGCGTACGGAGATGGCCGACCAGCGGATGGCGCGGTTCGCAGCGGAGGCGGGGCTGGTGGGCGGTGCCGAGGCGGCATACGAGGAGGCGAACCGGCTGACTCCCGCCGGGCGGCCGGGTGATCCGGAGGAGGTCGCCAAGGCGATCGACTGGCTGCTGTCGCCGGCCGCGTCCTACGTCAACGGGGCCGTCCTCACCGTCGACGGCGGGGTGACCACTGTCGGCGTCGGCGGTGCCGCCTTCGACCACCGGATCGAGGCGCGCACCCCGCGCCTGTAG
- a CDS encoding alpha/beta hydrolase family protein, with protein sequence MSEKVRFPSVVGPELAGAIDLPDGEIRGWGIFVHGFTLGKGSPAASRVSKQLAREGIGMLRFDNLGIGDSDGDWGDGSFTVKVQDTIRAAAMMAERGTPADLLVGHSWGGAAALAAAAEATGVRAVATIGAPVDPSHVERQYDAVVDRVLSEGSHEWFVGGRTLVLKRAFVEDVRRAHLRDRIGELDLPLLVLHSPTDNTVDIANAGEIFNEARHPRSFVSLEGADHLLTARGQAQRAAHIISAWADQYM encoded by the coding sequence ATGAGCGAAAAAGTGAGATTCCCGAGCGTCGTCGGCCCCGAACTGGCCGGAGCGATCGACCTGCCGGACGGCGAGATCCGCGGCTGGGGGATCTTCGTGCACGGATTCACACTCGGCAAGGGCTCGCCGGCCGCGTCGCGTGTCAGCAAGCAGCTGGCACGCGAGGGGATCGGCATGCTGCGCTTCGACAACCTCGGGATCGGGGACTCCGACGGCGACTGGGGGGACGGTTCCTTCACCGTCAAGGTCCAGGACACGATCCGTGCCGCAGCCATGATGGCGGAGCGAGGGACTCCGGCAGACCTGCTGGTGGGGCACTCATGGGGAGGCGCCGCCGCCCTCGCCGCGGCGGCCGAGGCAACCGGCGTCCGCGCGGTCGCCACGATCGGGGCGCCGGTCGATCCCAGCCACGTCGAGCGACAGTACGACGCGGTCGTGGATCGCGTGCTCAGTGAGGGGTCGCACGAGTGGTTCGTCGGCGGGAGGACCCTGGTCCTCAAGCGCGCCTTCGTCGAAGACGTCCGCCGTGCTCACCTGCGGGACCGGATCGGCGAGTTGGACCTGCCGCTACTCGTCCTGCATTCGCCGACCGACAACACCGTCGACATCGCCAACGCCGGCGAGATCTTCAACGAGGCACGGCACCCGCGAAGCTTCGTCTCGCTCGAAGGAGCAGACCATCTCCTGACCGCCCGAGGACAAGCACAGCGAGCCGCCCACATCATCAGCGCCTGGGCCGACCAGTACATGTGA
- a CDS encoding FMN-binding glutamate synthase family protein yields MRARSIATATATALALVAARDLVQKKHALLRNFPVLGHARYLLETIGPELRQYIVTSNDEERPFSRDQRTWIYASAKGENNYFGFGTDNDVEHTQGHAYLKQRTFAGTLPDLHDPQAPLPSAKVLGGPRGRAKAFRPASVVNISAMSFGSLSGAAITALNKGAALAGTLHNTGEGGLSPYHRNGGDLVLQIGTSYFGCRNEDGSFNIDKLKDVVAGAPVKAIEIKLSQGAKPGLGGMLPGAKVTPEIAEIRGIPLGEDCASPSRHTAFGDVDSMLDFVELLATETGLPVGIKSAVGEMEFWQELATLMARGDRGVDFVTIDGGEGGTGAAPLTFSDSVSLPFRMGFSRVYGAFAERGLTDDLTFIASGKLGLPENAAVAFALGADMINVAREAMLSIGCIQAQKCHTDKCPTGIATQSPWLARGLDPASKATRAAVYLRTLRKELLKVSAAVGVAHPALITATDIEIMNGDYEARTLAGVYGYKDGWGELGPHLAEEITALLTTEQSSDQKPTA; encoded by the coding sequence ATGCGCGCCCGGAGCATCGCCACGGCCACCGCAACAGCATTGGCACTGGTGGCCGCCCGTGACCTTGTCCAGAAGAAGCACGCATTGCTCCGGAACTTCCCTGTGCTCGGGCACGCCCGGTACCTGTTGGAGACGATCGGGCCGGAGCTGCGGCAGTACATAGTGACCTCCAACGACGAGGAGCGCCCGTTCAGCCGTGACCAGCGCACCTGGATCTACGCGTCGGCGAAGGGGGAGAACAACTACTTCGGGTTCGGAACCGACAACGACGTCGAGCACACGCAGGGGCACGCCTACCTGAAGCAGCGCACGTTCGCCGGCACGTTGCCCGACCTGCACGACCCGCAGGCCCCACTGCCCTCAGCCAAGGTGCTGGGCGGGCCGCGCGGGCGCGCCAAGGCGTTCCGGCCGGCGAGCGTGGTGAACATCTCGGCGATGAGCTTCGGATCGCTCTCCGGCGCGGCGATCACGGCGCTCAACAAGGGGGCGGCGCTGGCGGGCACCCTGCACAACACAGGAGAGGGCGGTCTCTCGCCGTACCACCGCAACGGCGGCGACCTCGTCCTGCAAATCGGTACGTCTTACTTCGGCTGCCGCAACGAGGACGGCAGCTTCAACATCGACAAGCTCAAGGACGTGGTCGCCGGCGCCCCGGTCAAGGCGATAGAGATCAAGCTCTCCCAGGGTGCCAAGCCTGGGCTGGGCGGAATGCTGCCGGGCGCGAAGGTGACACCGGAAATCGCCGAGATCCGCGGCATCCCGCTCGGCGAGGACTGCGCCTCCCCGTCGCGGCACACCGCGTTCGGCGACGTCGACTCGATGCTCGACTTCGTCGAACTGCTCGCCACCGAGACCGGCCTGCCGGTCGGGATCAAGAGCGCGGTGGGCGAGATGGAGTTCTGGCAGGAGCTGGCCACGCTGATGGCGCGTGGTGACCGTGGTGTCGACTTCGTGACCATCGACGGCGGCGAGGGCGGCACCGGGGCGGCGCCGCTCACCTTCTCCGACTCGGTGTCGCTGCCCTTCCGGATGGGCTTCTCCCGGGTCTACGGCGCCTTCGCCGAGCGGGGGCTGACCGACGACCTGACGTTCATCGCCTCCGGCAAGCTCGGCCTGCCCGAGAACGCCGCGGTCGCGTTCGCCCTGGGGGCCGACATGATCAACGTGGCCCGTGAGGCGATGCTGTCGATCGGCTGCATCCAGGCACAGAAGTGCCACACCGACAAGTGCCCCACCGGCATCGCCACCCAGAGCCCGTGGCTGGCCCGCGGCCTCGACCCGGCCTCGAAGGCCACCCGGGCCGCCGTCTACCTGCGCACCCTCCGCAAGGAGCTGCTGAAGGTCTCGGCGGCCGTCGGTGTCGCCCACCCGGCGCTCATCACGGCCACGGACATCGAGATCATGAACGGCGACTACGAGGCCCGCACCCTGGCCGGCGTCTACGGCTACAAGGACGGCTGGGGCGAGCTCGGCCCGCACCTCGCCGAGGAGATCACCGCACTGCTCACCACCGAGCAGTCCTCCGACCAGAAGCCGACTGCCTGA
- a CDS encoding LacI family DNA-binding transcriptional regulator, which produces MTERTVNLATGRGAQTHSGAAARDLTHTLALLYPPSGANRDYPPVQLAFVGGVAETATTYGYDLLLTPCKSGKDPAFRRMVSERRVDGVIVMEVRREDDRIQHLTEAAFPFVAIGRNSGTDGVGWVDLDFAGLANGCVRHLAELGHRRIAFVNKSEQIVNSGYGYALLGNEGYTEAMQEMELTARAYPSGDNVGAGEDVVERILQDDPATTSLVVMNEAALEGIYRGLTRHGRSVPRDFSVVGVAASRWAEQVSPPLTAAEIPAKEMSRIGVDLMVERLTSPASSPRHVLLKPLITLRASTGPCRPVLDSEPELELEAEFPDLDF; this is translated from the coding sequence ATGACGGAGCGCACAGTCAACCTGGCAACAGGACGCGGCGCCCAGACCCATAGTGGTGCTGCGGCCCGCGACCTGACACATACGCTCGCACTGCTCTACCCGCCGTCCGGCGCCAACCGGGACTACCCGCCGGTGCAGCTAGCCTTCGTCGGCGGGGTGGCGGAAACCGCCACCACATACGGCTATGACCTGCTGCTCACGCCCTGCAAGTCGGGGAAGGACCCCGCGTTCCGGCGGATGGTCAGTGAACGGCGCGTGGACGGAGTGATCGTGATGGAGGTCCGCCGGGAGGACGACCGCATCCAGCATCTTACGGAAGCGGCCTTCCCCTTCGTCGCCATCGGCCGGAACAGCGGAACCGACGGGGTCGGCTGGGTTGATCTCGACTTCGCCGGCCTGGCAAACGGATGCGTTCGGCACCTGGCCGAACTGGGCCACCGCAGAATCGCCTTCGTCAACAAGTCGGAGCAGATCGTCAACAGCGGGTACGGGTACGCGCTGCTCGGGAACGAGGGCTACACCGAGGCGATGCAGGAGATGGAACTGACCGCGCGTGCGTACCCCAGCGGCGACAATGTCGGCGCCGGGGAGGACGTTGTGGAACGGATCTTGCAGGACGATCCGGCCACCACGTCCCTGGTCGTCATGAACGAAGCCGCCCTGGAGGGCATCTACCGCGGGCTGACCCGTCACGGCCGCAGCGTACCGCGCGACTTCTCGGTCGTCGGCGTGGCGGCCAGCCGCTGGGCGGAGCAGGTGAGCCCACCGCTGACCGCGGCCGAGATACCGGCCAAGGAGATGAGCCGGATCGGCGTGGACCTGATGGTGGAGCGGCTCACCTCACCTGCCTCGTCACCCCGGCATGTCCTGCTGAAACCGCTGATCACTCTGCGCGCCAGCACCGGTCCCTGCCGGCCGGTTCTCGATTCGGAGCCGGAGCTGGAGCTGGAGGCGGAATTCCCTGACCTGGACTTCTGA
- a CDS encoding ATP-binding SpoIIE family protein phosphatase produces MAIISAGGMVTGWSEGARKLLGYRPPEIVGHPVSDLLINGEYPEVAGPCLLDAREWSGTAAVRHRDGHRVDLPLRLHPTLRDDGTTQAFVVTATAGAGEAESDRRMVEWAFAQSSVALSTYSTTSRSWQWNAVAHGGEQPSPAGRMTSRPADGDGAQTATGQARAVESGQGQAAEAGTWPYSDLLGGDRSDEGFLRCVRRVAEEAKPSRYEHLAPATPSAHRRAWTIEMWPVRSPDTGRVAGVGAAAFDSTEQVAARQRLALLNEAGSRIGTTLNVRRTVQELAHLAVPRFADSVSVDLLDSVTRGKEPPPGPADAAVVLRRVAHRTADGVPEADTEIGEADTYPPRSPPARALTSGRTVLCGRDDPDFTRWVAAGVGGSGTAAEHAFHSIMATPLRARGLTLGVVVFARAEGSNPYEQDDLLLAEELASRAAGSVDNAGRFSRERANALTFQRSLLPRHFPKQAAVEVAHRYLPIGRGAEVGGDWFDVVPLSGTRVALVVGDVVGHGIHASAAMGRLRTAVRTLAGVDLPPDELLTHLDELVTHLTSDSDVRNEPDPGQIGATCLYAVYDPVSRICTMASAGHVPPVVLFPDGTAQVVPLTPGPILGVGGLPFEPTELELPEGSLLSLYTDGLIEARGHDLGVGLERLCGALASAEPSLDVTCDIILRALLPESPADDVALLLARTRALHTDQVAAWSLPSDPAIVADARAQASRQLATWGLTDAASITELVVSELVTNAIRYGDAPIGLRLIRDRTLICEVSDASSTSPHLRRARTYDEGGRGLQMVTQLTQGWGTRQTPTGKTIWAEQRLPADGP; encoded by the coding sequence ATGGCCATCATCAGCGCGGGGGGCATGGTCACAGGGTGGAGTGAAGGGGCTCGGAAACTGCTGGGCTATCGCCCCCCGGAGATTGTCGGACACCCCGTCTCGGACCTCCTGATCAACGGGGAATACCCCGAGGTGGCCGGGCCCTGCCTGCTCGACGCCCGGGAGTGGAGCGGCACAGCGGCAGTCCGCCACCGGGATGGCCACCGCGTCGATCTGCCCCTGCGCCTTCATCCGACACTCCGTGACGACGGAACGACCCAGGCGTTCGTCGTGACCGCCACCGCGGGGGCGGGCGAGGCGGAGTCCGACCGACGGATGGTGGAGTGGGCATTCGCCCAGTCCTCCGTTGCGCTCTCCACCTACAGCACCACGTCACGCTCGTGGCAGTGGAACGCGGTCGCGCACGGTGGCGAGCAGCCCTCGCCGGCAGGGCGCATGACGAGCAGGCCCGCCGACGGCGACGGGGCGCAGACGGCCACAGGGCAAGCCAGAGCTGTCGAATCCGGACAGGGGCAGGCGGCTGAGGCGGGCACCTGGCCCTACTCGGACCTGCTGGGCGGCGACCGCTCTGACGAGGGGTTTTTGCGATGCGTCCGCCGGGTCGCCGAGGAGGCCAAGCCAAGCCGCTATGAGCACCTCGCCCCAGCTACGCCGTCCGCTCACCGGCGTGCCTGGACCATCGAGATGTGGCCCGTCCGCAGCCCCGACACCGGTCGGGTGGCCGGTGTCGGGGCCGCGGCGTTCGACAGTACCGAGCAGGTTGCCGCACGGCAGCGCCTGGCCCTGCTGAACGAAGCGGGCAGCCGTATCGGAACCACCCTGAATGTAAGGCGCACGGTTCAGGAACTCGCCCACCTGGCCGTTCCGCGGTTCGCCGACTCCGTCAGTGTGGACCTGCTCGACTCCGTGACCCGCGGAAAGGAACCACCGCCCGGGCCGGCCGACGCCGCCGTGGTGTTGCGCCGGGTCGCGCACCGGACCGCCGACGGGGTTCCCGAAGCCGACACCGAGATCGGCGAGGCCGACACCTATCCTCCCCGCTCACCCCCCGCACGTGCCCTGACAAGCGGTCGAACGGTGCTGTGCGGAAGAGACGACCCCGACTTCACCCGGTGGGTCGCCGCCGGCGTGGGGGGATCCGGTACCGCCGCGGAGCACGCATTCCACTCGATCATGGCTACCCCCCTGCGAGCACGGGGATTGACGCTCGGAGTCGTGGTCTTCGCCCGCGCGGAAGGCTCGAACCCCTACGAGCAGGATGATCTGCTCCTCGCCGAGGAGCTCGCAAGCCGGGCGGCCGGCAGTGTGGACAACGCGGGCCGTTTCTCCCGGGAACGCGCCAATGCCCTGACCTTCCAGCGCAGTCTGCTGCCCCGTCACTTCCCCAAGCAGGCGGCCGTCGAGGTGGCGCACCGCTATCTGCCGATCGGCAGGGGCGCCGAAGTGGGCGGCGACTGGTTTGACGTGGTCCCGTTGTCGGGCACTCGCGTAGCCCTGGTCGTCGGCGACGTGGTCGGCCATGGCATCCATGCCTCGGCCGCCATGGGCCGACTGCGTACAGCGGTGCGCACGCTCGCCGGAGTCGACCTGCCCCCGGACGAGCTGCTCACCCACCTCGACGAACTGGTCACCCACCTGACCTCGGACAGCGACGTCCGGAACGAGCCCGACCCCGGTCAGATCGGCGCGACCTGCCTCTACGCGGTCTACGACCCGGTATCCCGCATCTGCACCATGGCCAGCGCCGGCCATGTCCCACCCGTCGTTCTCTTCCCCGACGGCACGGCCCAAGTGGTCCCACTCACCCCGGGGCCGATTCTGGGAGTCGGCGGCCTGCCTTTCGAGCCCACCGAGCTGGAACTCCCCGAGGGAAGCCTGCTCTCCCTCTACACCGACGGCCTGATAGAAGCCCGCGGCCACGATCTCGGTGTCGGCCTTGAACGACTCTGTGGAGCCCTGGCTTCCGCCGAGCCCTCGCTGGACGTCACCTGCGACATCATCCTCAGGGCCCTGCTGCCCGAGAGCCCCGCCGACGACGTGGCTCTGCTCCTGGCGCGCACCCGTGCCCTGCACACCGATCAGGTCGCCGCCTGGTCGCTGCCGTCAGATCCCGCAATCGTGGCCGATGCCCGTGCGCAGGCCTCCCGTCAGCTGGCGACCTGGGGGCTCACCGACGCAGCGTCCATCACCGAGCTGGTGGTGAGCGAGCTGGTCACCAACGCCATCCGCTACGGGGACGCCCCCATCGGGCTACGGCTGATCCGGGACCGGACCCTGATCTGCGAGGTCTCCGACGCCAGCAGTACCTCCCCTCATCTACGCCGTGCCCGCACCTACGACGAAGGGGGACGAGGACTGCAGATGGTGACCCAGCTGACCCAAGGCTGGGGCACCCGCCAGACCCCCACCGGCAAGACCATCTGGGCCGAACAACGTCTCCCAGCCGACGGACCATGA
- a CDS encoding glycoside hydrolase family 31 protein, translating to MSPPDGTRPAPSASTSDAAGTSSRPPASSRPAVCLEFGDAEHVLRVEPWGADSVRVRSARHRVRDDLPGALSAPPAAAAAELGVGPHDSRTLTVGRLRVELSPQGHLRFARTPDGTELLRESVGHFAWPGPRQFTPVGEGRYQLEQRFAAYDGEQFFGLGQHSHGRLDHKHMVIDLVQRNGEVTIPFTLSSRGYGLLWNLPAVGRVELAAHQTRWVADAADQIDYWITTGPTPAGIMANYADATGHAPALPEWALGLWQSRLRYRTQEELLGVAREYQRRGLPLSVIAVDFFHWPHLGDWRFDAADWPDPAGMVAELASMGVRPLVSVWPSVSVVSENYPHMRDERLLLGTEHGQPFQHVFPDSQVDDKSLPVVFYDPTDERARDYIWSRIKRNYYDLGFRLWWLDACEPEMYPEQFGNLRYAAGPGRAVANLYPREHVRGFFEHMRAEGEDVPVSLVRSAWSGSQAYGAALWSGDIPATFEALAAQVRAGLSAGLSGIPWWTTDIGGFHGGDPDDPDYRELLIRWFQFAVFCPLLRMHGHREPRDALAAGRSGGPNELWSYGQDAYRILTRQLRLRQDLRAYLQRQMISAADCGAPVIRPLFFGFPDDPAAWTVEDQFLCGPDLLISPVTRLGERHRQVYLPTGADWTAAATGTVQDGGQTTTADALLECIPVFVRRGSTLDVRFPG from the coding sequence ATGTCTCCGCCCGACGGCACAAGGCCCGCACCCTCCGCCTCCACGTCCGACGCAGCCGGGACCAGCTCCCGGCCTCCCGCCTCTTCCCGTCCGGCCGTCTGCCTTGAGTTCGGTGACGCCGAGCACGTACTGCGGGTGGAACCCTGGGGAGCCGACAGTGTCCGGGTGCGCTCGGCCCGACATCGTGTGCGCGACGACCTGCCGGGAGCCTTGAGTGCGCCCCCTGCCGCCGCGGCCGCAGAGTTGGGCGTGGGTCCCCACGACAGCCGGACCCTCACTGTCGGGCGGCTGCGGGTAGAGCTGTCTCCCCAGGGCCATCTGCGTTTCGCACGTACGCCGGACGGAACCGAGCTGCTGCGGGAGTCCGTCGGTCACTTCGCCTGGCCCGGTCCCCGCCAGTTCACACCGGTCGGCGAGGGCCGCTATCAGCTGGAACAGCGCTTCGCCGCCTATGACGGTGAACAGTTCTTCGGGCTGGGCCAGCACTCCCACGGGCGCCTCGACCACAAGCACATGGTGATCGACCTGGTGCAGCGCAACGGGGAGGTCACCATCCCCTTCACCCTCTCCTCCCGAGGCTACGGTCTGCTGTGGAACCTGCCCGCCGTCGGACGTGTGGAGTTGGCCGCCCATCAGACCCGGTGGGTCGCCGACGCCGCCGATCAGATCGACTACTGGATCACCACCGGTCCGACTCCCGCCGGCATCATGGCCAACTATGCCGATGCCACCGGGCACGCTCCCGCGCTGCCGGAATGGGCCCTGGGCCTGTGGCAGTCCCGTCTGCGTTACCGGACACAGGAGGAACTGCTGGGCGTCGCTCGCGAATACCAACGCCGGGGTCTTCCTCTGTCGGTCATCGCCGTGGACTTCTTCCACTGGCCGCATCTGGGCGACTGGCGCTTCGATGCTGCCGACTGGCCCGACCCGGCCGGCATGGTGGCGGAATTGGCGAGCATGGGCGTACGGCCGCTGGTGTCCGTGTGGCCGTCCGTCAGCGTCGTGAGCGAGAACTACCCGCACATGCGGGATGAGCGGCTGCTGCTGGGAACGGAGCACGGCCAGCCGTTCCAGCACGTCTTCCCCGACAGTCAGGTCGATGACAAGTCCCTGCCCGTGGTGTTCTACGACCCCACCGACGAGCGGGCTCGTGACTACATCTGGAGCCGTATCAAGCGCAACTACTACGATCTCGGCTTCCGGCTGTGGTGGCTGGACGCCTGCGAACCGGAGATGTACCCCGAACAATTCGGCAACCTGCGTTACGCGGCGGGGCCCGGCCGGGCGGTGGCCAACTTGTATCCGCGCGAACATGTACGGGGATTTTTCGAGCATATGCGGGCCGAAGGCGAAGACGTTCCTGTCAGCCTGGTGCGGTCCGCCTGGTCCGGCAGCCAGGCCTACGGGGCGGCTCTGTGGTCGGGTGACATCCCGGCCACCTTCGAGGCACTCGCGGCGCAGGTGCGCGCCGGGCTGAGCGCGGGCCTGAGTGGCATTCCGTGGTGGACCACCGACATCGGCGGTTTCCATGGTGGCGACCCGGACGACCCCGATTACCGGGAGTTGCTCATCCGCTGGTTCCAGTTCGCCGTCTTCTGCCCGCTGCTGCGGATGCACGGCCACCGCGAACCGCGGGACGCCTTGGCTGCCGGCCGAAGCGGGGGACCCAACGAGCTGTGGTCCTACGGGCAGGATGCCTACCGGATCCTGACCCGGCAGCTGCGGCTACGCCAGGACCTTCGTGCGTATCTTCAGCGACAGATGATCTCCGCAGCCGACTGCGGTGCACCGGTCATCCGGCCGCTGTTCTTCGGCTTTCCCGACGACCCGGCCGCGTGGACGGTCGAGGACCAGTTCCTGTGCGGCCCGGACCTGCTGATCTCCCCGGTGACCCGACTCGGCGAACGGCACCGCCAGGTCTACCTGCCGACCGGTGCCGACTGGACGGCCGCCGCCACAGGAACTGTCCAGGACGGCGGCCAGACCACCACAGCTGATGCTCTACTGGAATGCATCCCCGTCTTCGTACGCCGCGGATCCACCCTGGATGTGAGGTTTCCGGGCTGA
- a CDS encoding carbohydrate ABC transporter permease has protein sequence MTAARAARSRPATVRGGRSRAAVPTWAKSAFGVAVVAVMLFPLYWMVNASFQTNQQLARPSPHWLPLGGTLNGYRDALSQQGGHLLASLIIAAGATVLTLALAAPAAYALAQLRSPGGRTLLSVLLVVQLVPGIVMANALYQIFASVQILNSALALILADATLAVPFAVLILRAFMTAIPRSLLEAAALDGAGAVRIFWQIVLPISRNALITAGLFAFLFAWGDFLFAATLNLNTTTWKPITLGLYDYIGAGTNTTTWNAVMATAVIASLPAALLLTIAQRHIAAGLTNEAVTD, from the coding sequence ATGACCGCCGCCCGCGCTGCTCGGAGCCGGCCCGCCACGGTCCGTGGCGGACGGAGCCGGGCGGCCGTACCCACCTGGGCGAAATCCGCGTTCGGTGTCGCCGTCGTCGCCGTCATGCTGTTCCCGCTGTACTGGATGGTGAACGCGTCCTTCCAGACCAATCAGCAGTTGGCCCGGCCCTCACCGCACTGGCTGCCCCTCGGCGGCACACTCAACGGCTATCGGGACGCGCTGTCCCAGCAAGGGGGCCATCTGCTGGCATCCCTGATCATCGCCGCGGGCGCCACGGTCCTGACGCTGGCCCTGGCTGCGCCGGCGGCCTACGCGCTGGCGCAGCTGCGCTCCCCGGGCGGCAGGACGCTACTGAGCGTGCTGCTGGTCGTCCAACTCGTGCCCGGCATCGTCATGGCCAACGCTCTGTACCAGATCTTCGCCTCCGTCCAGATCCTCAACTCGGCCCTGGCGTTGATCCTGGCCGACGCCACGCTTGCCGTCCCCTTCGCCGTGCTCATCCTGCGGGCCTTCATGACCGCCATCCCCCGATCCCTGCTGGAGGCAGCGGCATTGGACGGTGCAGGCGCGGTACGCATCTTCTGGCAGATCGTGCTTCCCATATCCCGCAACGCACTGATCACAGCAGGCCTTTTCGCGTTCCTCTTCGCATGGGGCGACTTCCTGTTCGCCGCAACGCTCAATCTCAACACCACCACGTGGAAGCCGATCACGCTGGGTCTGTACGACTACATCGGTGCCGGCACCAATACCACCACCTGGAACGCGGTAATGGCCACCGCCGTCATCGCTTCCCTACCCGCCGCGCTGCTTCTGACCATTGCCCAGCGGCACATCGCTGCCGGACTCACCAATGAAGCGGTCACGGACTGA
- a CDS encoding carbohydrate ABC transporter permease, with translation MPKNSAAVAGCKRPPPDRSVAPAAGGRRLGIGFIVPVVVFVAVFYLYPLARNVVLSFQDYDINSLYSGNAPFIGLGNYRRLLSTPAFATAVVNTVIFVAGSLFFQFTIGLGLAEFFRRSFPLSPLLRSLMLIPWLLPLVVGGTLFRWLLDTSNGVVNQILLTLHLVQDPVPWLNTPNTAMASVLICNIWIGVPFNMVILHSGLLAIPTELYEAASLDGAGHWQQFRYVTLPQIRPVIGIVVTLGLIYTLKVFDVIWVMTKGGPANATHTITTYAYQLSFGGLSEFGLGAAAGDLLIIVAAVFALLYLRALRADPGARA, from the coding sequence GTGCCCAAGAACTCGGCGGCGGTCGCCGGCTGCAAAAGGCCGCCGCCGGACCGCTCCGTGGCTCCGGCGGCTGGCGGCAGACGGCTCGGTATCGGGTTCATCGTGCCGGTCGTCGTATTCGTCGCGGTGTTCTACCTCTATCCTCTGGCCCGCAATGTGGTGCTGTCCTTCCAGGACTACGACATCAATTCCCTGTACAGCGGCAACGCCCCGTTCATCGGCCTCGGCAACTACCGCCGACTGCTGAGCACCCCCGCCTTTGCCACTGCCGTCGTCAACACCGTGATTTTCGTTGCGGGCTCACTCTTCTTCCAGTTCACGATCGGCCTGGGACTCGCGGAGTTCTTTCGCCGCTCGTTTCCGCTCAGCCCGCTGTTGCGGTCGCTCATGCTGATCCCCTGGCTCTTGCCCCTGGTCGTCGGCGGCACGTTGTTCCGGTGGCTGCTCGACACCAGCAATGGCGTCGTCAACCAGATCCTGCTCACCCTCCACCTGGTCCAGGACCCGGTGCCGTGGCTCAACACCCCCAATACCGCGATGGCTTCAGTGCTGATCTGCAACATCTGGATCGGTGTGCCGTTCAACATGGTGATCCTCCACAGCGGGCTGCTGGCCATCCCGACGGAGCTCTATGAAGCGGCTTCCCTGGACGGCGCCGGCCACTGGCAGCAGTTCCGCTATGTCACGCTGCCCCAGATCAGACCCGTGATCGGCATCGTCGTGACGCTCGGCCTGATCTACACGCTCAAGGTCTTCGACGTGATCTGGGTGATGACCAAGGGCGGCCCGGCAAACGCCACCCACACGATCACCACCTACGCCTACCAGCTGTCCTTCGGCGGGCTGTCGGAGTTCGGCCTCGGAGCGGCCGCGGGTGATCTGCTCATCATCGTGGCCGCCGTCTTCGCCCTGCTGTACCTGCGCGCGCTGCGCGCTGATCCTGGAGCCCGCGCATGA